The Cytobacillus oceanisediminis genomic interval CGCCATCATGAAAGACAATGTCTCCATAGACGAACTAAAAGAAATGGCCATCACTTCAGGAAAAGAAGCGATAAAATGTTTCCAGAAATCAGGGCGTCAAAAGAGAGACGGGGCAGGTATTTAATGGAGGCTATTTTTGCAGACACAATTTATACCCCTAACCGCCGAATACATTCGGGATATGTTGTTTATGAGAATGGATTAATCAAGGATCTAACGAATGAGAAACCAGACTGTCAGATACATGATTTCTCGGGGTTTGCCGTTATCCCTGGGCTCATAGATATTCATATACATGGAATTTCAGGTAAAGACACAATGGATGCAACACCTGAAGCTTTGCAGGAGATTTCCTTATCTCTTGCAAGGCATGGTGTGACTTCTTTTTTGCCCACAACCCTAACGGACGATTTTGAGAAAGTAAAAGCTGCCGTTAGAGAGATTGGCAGACAAATTGGAAATACTGCTGGTGCAGAAATCATTGGTTCCTATGTTGAAGGACCATATATAACCCCTGAGCATAGAGGGGCGCATCCTGTGAAATACATGCGGGAAATAACAATTGAAGAACTCGATGAGTTGATAAAAGCTTCGCAAAATACGATAAAAATTCTAACGCTGGCGCCGGAGAAGACTATGGCTATAGAGGTTATTCCATATCTGAAGGATAAAGGAATCCTTGTCTCGATGGGACATACAAATGCAGACTATGAAACTGCCAATCTGGCTATTGAATACGGAGCAAATATTTCAGTTCATACGTTCAATGGTATGCGCGGATTCAGCCACCGTGATCCGGGAAGTCTTGGAGCATTCCTGACAAATGACAATAATTTTTGTGAGTTAATAGCTGATCTGGAACATGTCCATCCTGCAGGAATTAATCTGCTTTACAAAACCAAAGGAGCAGACAAAATTCTTTTGATTAGTGACTCCATGGTTGCTGCGGATTTACCGGATGGGGAGTATAAACTTGGAAGCCAATCTGTCAGAGTAAGAGAAGGTATTGCCAGAACATTGGAGACTGGATCCCTGGCAGGCAGTACGACAAATTTAATGAGGTGCATAAAAAACACCAAGGAAGTTCTTGGACTGCCGCTTGAGTGTATTTTGCCAATGGCTACAATAAATCAGGCTAAATTGCTCGGTATTGGGGAAGAAACCGGCACAATTGAAATTGGCAAGAAATTGAATGTTGCTGTAATAGATGAAGCATTCAATGTAAAAGCCACCTTTGTTAATGGAAAAGTTGTTTTTATGGAGGAGAAAAGAAAATGGGCAATAATAGAATTGTAAATACAGTTGAAATGTTCCAAAAAGCCTCGGAAGAAAAATACGCGATACCAGCGTTCAATATTCACAATCTTGAAACATTCCAGGTTGTTGTTGATACTGCTGCAGAGTTGAACTCTCCTGTAATCCTTGCAAGCACACCAGGAACAATTTCTTACTCCGGCGGTGACTATTTGGTGTCAATGGGAAGTGCTGCAGCAGAAAGATATGAGATCCCGATCGCACTCCATCTGGACCATTTTGAAAGTTTTGAAGAAATCAAGAAATATATAGATTTCGGTTTTAAGTCTGTGATGATAGATGCTTCCCATCATCCTTTCGATGAAAATGTCAAGATCGTAAAACAAGTGGTCGAGTATGCGCATGAGCATGGGGTTTCTGTCGAGGCTGAATTAGGACGTCTTGGCGGAGTGGAGGACGACCTCGTCGTTGATGAAAAGGATGCAAAATTTACTAATCCAGAACAAGCTAGAGAATTTATGGAATTAACTGGGGTTGACTCTTTAGCGGTTGCTATTGGTACTGCTCATGGCTTATACAAGGGAGAACCCAAAATCGACTTCGAGAGACTGGAAGATATCCATTCTGTGGTTAATATTCCTCTCGTACTTCACGGGGCTTCCGATATCCCAGATGCGATGGTAAAGCGAACAATAAAACTTGGTATTTGCAAGGTAAACATTGCAACAGATCTTAAAATTCCATTCTCCAATGCCGTAAAACAATACTTTATTGAAAATCCTGACGCAAATGACCCTCGAAAATACATGACACCAGGCAAGGAAGCCATGAAGGAAGTAGTGGTTGAAAAAATCCTGATGTGTGGCAGCAATGGAAAAGCCTAGCATTTTAACCGTTACCCTTAACCCCGCTATAGATACTGTCTATCGCCTGGAATACCTTAAGACTGGAAGCAGCACACGTACGAAAAACCCCCTCAAATCCGCTGGGGGGAAAGGACTGAATGTTACAAGGGTTTTGAGCATTCTTGGAGAACGTGTGACCGCAACCGGTTTTTTAGGCGGAAGTAACGGAACCTTTATTCGGAATGAACTGGCAAAGCTGGGTGTGCGTGATGAGTTTGTTCAGATTGCTGGTGAAACAAGGCAATGTCTGGCCTTCATTGACAGCAGAAATAACCAAACAGAAGTTCTTGAGGAAGGGCCTTTTATTTCCAACGTAGAGCAGGAAGAGTTAAGGCAGCGCTTGCGTATCTTAATACCGGAAGCTCAAATCCTAATAGTAAGTGGTTCCCTGCCCTTTGGAGTATCGTCCAGTCTCTATCAATGGATGATAAGGGAAGCTAAAAATCATGGAGTCAAAGTTCTTCTGGATACAAGCGGGGAGGCACTAGCCGAATCCTTGCTTCTTGGCCCCTATTTAATCAAACCTAATCGCGAGGAACTTGAAGGGATTCTTGGCCGTTCTTGCCAGCGAGAAGAAGAAATCTGGAAAGCGATGGAGAAGATCGCTGAGAATGGCATAGAGGTTGTAATTGTTTCAGATGGTGAAAGGGGATCCCTAGTTTATTATAAAGGTGAAAAGCTGAAAGTAATAACTGCAGAAATTCGAGCAGTCAGCGCTGTGGGATCTGGAGATTCTTTCGTTGCAGGTTTTGCCACTGGACTTTCAAAAGGATATTCTCTTAGGGATACTCTGGTCCTGGCTTCTGCTTGCGGTGCAGCAAATGCACTGGAAGAAAGGACTGGATAT includes:
- the pfkB gene encoding 1-phosphofructokinase, with protein sequence MEKPSILTVTLNPAIDTVYRLEYLKTGSSTRTKNPLKSAGGKGLNVTRVLSILGERVTATGFLGGSNGTFIRNELAKLGVRDEFVQIAGETRQCLAFIDSRNNQTEVLEEGPFISNVEQEELRQRLRILIPEAQILIVSGSLPFGVSSSLYQWMIREAKNHGVKVLLDTSGEALAESLLLGPYLIKPNREELEGILGRSCQREEEIWKAMEKIAENGIEVVIVSDGERGSLVYYKGEKLKVITAEIRAVSAVGSGDSFVAGFATGLSKGYSLRDTLVLASACGAANALEERTGYINLQNLNTLIEQISINSTWSGSL
- a CDS encoding tagatose bisphosphate family class II aldolase, yielding MGNNRIVNTVEMFQKASEEKYAIPAFNIHNLETFQVVVDTAAELNSPVILASTPGTISYSGGDYLVSMGSAAAERYEIPIALHLDHFESFEEIKKYIDFGFKSVMIDASHHPFDENVKIVKQVVEYAHEHGVSVEAELGRLGGVEDDLVVDEKDAKFTNPEQAREFMELTGVDSLAVAIGTAHGLYKGEPKIDFERLEDIHSVVNIPLVLHGASDIPDAMVKRTIKLGICKVNIATDLKIPFSNAVKQYFIENPDANDPRKYMTPGKEAMKEVVVEKILMCGSNGKA
- the nagA gene encoding N-acetylglucosamine-6-phosphate deacetylase gives rise to the protein MEAIFADTIYTPNRRIHSGYVVYENGLIKDLTNEKPDCQIHDFSGFAVIPGLIDIHIHGISGKDTMDATPEALQEISLSLARHGVTSFLPTTLTDDFEKVKAAVREIGRQIGNTAGAEIIGSYVEGPYITPEHRGAHPVKYMREITIEELDELIKASQNTIKILTLAPEKTMAIEVIPYLKDKGILVSMGHTNADYETANLAIEYGANISVHTFNGMRGFSHRDPGSLGAFLTNDNNFCELIADLEHVHPAGINLLYKTKGADKILLISDSMVAADLPDGEYKLGSQSVRVREGIARTLETGSLAGSTTNLMRCIKNTKEVLGLPLECILPMATINQAKLLGIGEETGTIEIGKKLNVAVIDEAFNVKATFVNGKVVFMEEKRKWAIIEL